agcaacgttttaggccttcaacgtcgtaaatataggcacaataaatttttacataaatgcaaataatttcaaacgaagacgtgcgcgacctgaaTCTAcgacagaaaaacaagaaatgttattgtttattatggcacaaaggcgccaacagttgaacatagccgtgcaattgtcccataaaactgctggactaatgaccatcatttggcgtaattcaacaagcacactgttcatattcatgttcaatggccactgtactcgagcgttgcataaagtgaaacaagattgaaaaagaatacttgaaagctgggagtACTGATTAAAAAAGTACTACTTTGTGCCTGCCTCACGCAATTTAATTAAGACATAACAAAaaagacaaataataaatgcaagagagactacaattcaTTAAGAAATtgacatgttcttacatgaggactgttaggtacaactctggcaattttctcatatacaatgacattatcggaattgtacaggcaaaacgccacaacactgccaaatacacttccgcccatttgaagtgcacgtgtttgaagaaatctgttggaaaacacgcggaacgtagtctaagaaccACTGTGAatattgtggaaacaatagcaaactaccaccatctccaaatttttggattcaaaattgttcctcttgtcactgagaatgatcttgtacgctgaggaggaacgctcgacggcagtgaacacctcaaaaagtaaattacaaacaaaacaaaagccgcgtgcacatcacatttttctttcttcttttgctctttactctcctttcccctgacggctgtCCGAGGtctcgcattcgccaaccgcggcgcgtcccattttctgctgctaggggttgttttccgaaagttggtttaactagatgactaggatgaaccctatagagttccgaacagtcaatgttgcccggtaacatgcataatggtctctaactgcactcgaaagcgaaacttgaggctaaatagtgttcatatatgctccgatattgaaaataggcatttataggcatttaggcacaaacacCAAAATAGGCATTCATAGGCACtataaaacactataaaagccattcttaacctctaattcatgctcatatatcaaaattGGGCGATatgagcgcaaggaacaaaaaaggcatttgcctaaaatccggtctctagtaatCACCTATGGCTAACTTTATGACACAGCCCATGTCATACTTGTTTTCCATTCAGATGCTGACAATTACGGAAAGAAAGGCGGCAAATAAAGGCAGAGATCATAATGATACTGCATGACTGAAGGTGCCCAACGATAACAAATTCTACTTTTCTCTCTTGCTCGTTCGCGCCCAAGATAGGTTCAACGTGGACAAGTACAGGTTACTATCTTCATTCTAAACTGCAGCTTAGCTTGAATTTTTCGCTAAGAGCAAGGGGCTGTCGTGTGTAACATAGAGTATACCTAAATTTGGCAGATACTGTGCCATAGAAGCGATGGGAACCGGAGCAACTCCGTCCTGAAATCTCTGATTTTTGCTTGCCGGTCATGTATAGCCATGCCCTATTAATATATGAGGTCACTATTTTTAGCACTTTGCTATGTTTCTCACCTTGATTCTTACCCATACCGACTCTTCTCACACACTTATTTAGCTTTGAGTTCATCTTTGGCGGCATCTTGCCACTGATTCTCGGGCTGAATCTTCTCTCCGCGTGCATGCGCCCTTTTTTGATGCTGCACTCCTCATCTTTTATATTTGTTCAAAGAGAGACCCAACGGGTCAAATGCCGAAACCCTACGGAATTCTTTTTGGCCTCTCGTTTCAGGACCGGGCGCTCACGGCACTATTTACGGTAAGTGGTATTTGACGCTATTTGACGCTGAAGCTTTTTTGACGagataaaaaagaataaaaggtACAGTAGAACTTTGAGCAATATTTTGATTACCTTGTATCCACTTTTACTCTGCCTATTTCAGTCTTCTCTTGCATGAAGTATGTTTCAGTGCAATATCATAATTGTAAACGCGAAATTTGCTTTATTTTAGGTTTGCCAGCTAATGCAATGACGATGCTAGCAGCAGCTGAAATGACCCTCTCGTGACTAGTACACAGTTTCTCAATGAAACCTTCCTGTTGCTACAGCAAGAAGTGACCgttgtcatttatttatttacttaggATCATAAGGACTCACGTAGTGCATTTACCATTAATTGACTTTACTACAGCGTCTTGTCTCGGCGCAGCATTTCTAGCACACTAGCAGCAGCAGCGGGACAATATGGCCTTAAGGTATAATTTTGTCTGGGGAGACCATGATATTTATAAGATACCCGGGCCAACAGTATTGTACAGCAATCATTTTCTTCTGATTAAATTACACTTTTATCGTCCGCCGTGCTGGCTAGCCAAACTTAGTAGAGGTCACCACATCATCCTAAAATCACAAATAGCAATAAGAATCTGCTTGCAAAGCAATTGCCGTAAAACTGTTATGTTGCTTAAATCCTGGCACTTGGAAAGTTACGAACTTTATGAAACTAAGAAATAAAAggtgtacatgaaaaaaaaaataaaatgctttTGATATGTGTAGAAGAGAACGACGAACGCTCAACTCGCTGACACAAGCGATCACGTCTGGTTTCTAGTGCAAACAGAATTGAGACAGAGCAAATGGAAAGAACACGAAAGTAACAGTCATGTTCGcagcaacgtttttttttaaataaaggtTACGTAGTCTGCGATGAATAATGccaagaaagacagaaaaaaggcTTAATAGACATCAAGCTAACTTCAGTCATCTGCATCTTCCCACTAAAACGGTGCGCAGACTCCGTTTCTTGGTGCATATAGTGCCATTAACATACCTCGCTTGATGGAAAAACGCTTACCGTTATGTTACCTGCCACGCAGCGGCCAGAAAAGACACTTTTGCGGAGCCTGTCTCTTCGCTGCTCCGCTGCCGCCGCACTCGTGGGGTCGCCCGCCGTAGCTTTGCCGGTTCAAGCAGCTTTGCCGGCTGCGGCCTTGCCGTCGGCAGCACTACCAGTCGCAGCCGCTGGCCCAGGCTTCCTGGCTCCCAGGCCGTATTTCTGGGGCGCGAAGGGTTTCGGAGCATAGGGCGTTTGGTGCAAGGGCGTTCGGCGCAAGGGCTGTCGGCCTCGGAGCCTACGGCGCTGGTGCTTACGGCGCTGGTGCTTATGGCGCTGGTGTTTACGGAGCTGGTGTTTACGGCGCTGGTGCTTACGGTCCGGGTGCTTACGGCCTCTGGTAACAAGTTCGACCGACGAACGGGAGGACTGGAAAATGTACGTATACTCTTTCTTTAGACGTGGGTTGGGCGTGTTAATTCGAAATAATATTTTGGGCACCTCAGATATACTTTGTATTAGCTGATTCAAGGTGATATTGGACGGAAGAATGAGGCGGGAACAAAGTGGGAAAGCTAGCTATGCGAGAGACGGCTTTCAGATAAGAAACTAGGGAGACAGACAGAGAAATTAAACGCGAAAGGCGGGCAGGTTAACCGAAAGACAAACATCCGGCTGGCTACTCTGGAATGGGAGAGCAGTAAGGAGAGATCGAAAAATGGAAAGCAGAGAAAATAAGCCCTTGCACTTAATGCAAGGCACTATTTTTCTTAAGCTTGTATAGGCTGACTTACAtaatgcttgaaaaacttgcatTCGAAAATAAAAAGCTTGCTAAAGAGGGCAGCGTCGGTTTTCAGTGCATTCAGTGCAGCGAGAAAGCCACGTCTTGCTGCTCGGCGTTAACTATTGAcagggccacggcggccgcatttcgatgggggcgaaatgtgaaaacacccgtgtacttagatttaggtgcccgttaaagaaccccaggtagtccaaatttccggagtcccccactacggcgtgcctcataatcagaactggttttggcacgtaaaaccccataatttaattaattttaactAGTGACAGGGAAAGAAAAACGACTGATAAGTTAACCAGGACTCTTCCCGGTTTTCGGCTACCTTGTAACGCAGGACGGCGTAAACAAACGATTCACTATAATAAATATGGATAAGAGGTTGTGAATGCGCAGACACGCGCATGAGATGCTGCCCATGCAGTACGAGTAGTATCTTAGTCCAGCTGTCTGCAATAAAACCCACAGTTATCTCTCCTTTAGTTTTCCTCAGAGAACTATTCCGGAGAACATAAAATTTGTAGACTGAGAACTGTGTAAAATGATACATCAATAAAGTTAAAGACATACAAGCATTGGGACTATAGTACTTGCCCTTGTTATTGATTCTACATGGAGGAGAGCCAAGCAATGTGCACATAAAGTCGGGAAGAGGTGAAGCAGTAGCACAACTCGCTGAGGGTGAGAAGTTAACCAGCAGCTTATAGGATTTGGCTTGGGCCGAGTAGTCAGAATAGGTCCAGACCTACTTTCGCGTTACTCACTTTACTAAGGGTTAAGCATGAGCTGTAGATCATGCACTGGAAAATGAAGCCACCTCTCAAAGCTTAAGTGTCAGGGGAGCAATAAAGGAACACTTTTATTAGTTTCATTAGGCATGAAGGAAGCACACTGCCCTAACATTAGCCTCATTGCACACCTGCTCAATTTGTAATGGAGTCACCGTTAGCAGTGGACTCGGgcacgccacggtggctcagtggctatggtgctgctgagcatgaggtcgtgaGCTCGATTCCTTGTCGTGGCATTTttatggggccgaaatgcaaaaacacctgtgctCTGAATGCACGTTAAAAGCACCCCAGATAGTCCGAAATTAAACCGGGACTTCTATGACGGCGTCCCTCAGAGCAGCGCAGCATCAGGTCATGAAAGCATTCGACCTAATTTAACAGGCGATTCAGGTTATTGTACAAAGCGTTCTCAGCTCGTACATTTAGAAATTTTGCTTAGGCATGTTTAtgaatatttctttcttttttttctttcagttcagACTCGCAAAAGTATTCAATGCCGGCGTGTGCGTCATGGAAAGTGACAAGTTTTCTCAAGAACTGAAAGCAACGATATACTGTACTGAGgtcaaaataaatatttttattgtTCAAACGAGCAGACATTTGAGCTTGTTTTCCGTGCAGTACGTTTCTGGTCTAATACATGTCGAGATGACGATAATAAAAAAATACGGATATTTGATTTCTGGACCAAACTATGTTATCGCAGAAGCTGTGGTCACTGAGTGCTATATTAGGGACAGTGAAAGTATTCACACATCGTTTTTCGAGTACCTAATACTAATTTTAATGTCATATGTGGCATTGAAATGTGTATTAGACATGGATAAAGAGTACATTTCGGTGCCAAACGTGCCCGCCAACCGTAACCCCAGGAGACAAAGAAACGTGACACAGCGCCACCATCGACCGCAACATCTAAACATTCATTCGCCACAAGGCTCTCGCGTGGCAACACGAGCGTCTAAAATTGCTAGGTGACGCCTGTTGGATTTCCGAGGTTGGAAGTTTCCTCCAGGCCGCCCGGTAGTTCCCTCTGCTAGGTCGGCGTCCGGAAACCTCCCACTCTCTCCGTCCAGAGATCATGTggcatgctgaagagtgccgacGCCTGGCGAAGGAACAATTAACTTGGTTTATTTTGCATTTTTGCCGGTATTAGGCGAAGAAGAAAAATTAATTTCAAGCCGGCGCACAAACGTGCCAAACGTGCGCCGGCTTGAAAAGTCTCAGGAATTGCTTTTTATtaccatagcaattatatggacacttctaccggatttctgccgtcgccgtcgtcgtcgccgtcgccgtcgccgtgaggttccctatagataaaatctacgccgcgcgccgtatgcccgagcggaagcgtgcggggacgcgcgctatctcccacgcgcaagcaaggaagcggaaagccagcgccggagttccaacaaccgccccccccccctcttatctCTCCCACCGCAAGCAAGGAAGCCCAGCGCCGGAGgtgctgccaacaaccgcgctcgccgctcgtccgcaccgtctcttatctcacaCGGGCTTCGCctccgctcagtttctgttgaagcgataccTACCTTAGCCCGCTGCCGGCGTATATATGTGCTTGCTGCCATGCAAtcaattcagtgtgatctattcatgtttgtttgtgcgcgctcattgttcaatcagttagtaataacattttccaacgcacgagTCGACGCagttacaggtgtgtcccttcgcacgcgctgcccacgggaagcgcttttcagtttcacacgcgccttctcgtggtcatcgagtctctcttcatgtcggtctacttacgccgcagcacacctgcttacttaatcagctcatgtttactacaattcatattgctagcCGCTGTATGACACGCTGTTTGCTAtcgtattcattgcttcgcccttagggcgaaactgtgacatttttttgtctgCCTGTCAAAGGTCTGCACCGGGCCTTGTTGCGGTACAGGCGACCGCTGGTGCTTCGAGTGAAGCCCACAACGCCGTGCGTTGTCGTTTAGAGACGAATATGGCCGATGACCCATTGTAATTTCTGTCCAAGAACTCGATCGTCAGCTCTGGGTCAACGAACAGACGAAGACACGGCACATAATTGCTTGTCAATTATCTTGAGGTGACTCTGCTTTCGTCGCCAGTTCTGTGGCGTCGAAAAAAACGACGAAGATTGGATGGCATTCCAAAGCTGCACGCTCGCTGGTGAAGCAACCTTTGTCCAGAAGGACCGTCAGGCACAACAGCACCAAGCAGTGGCAGCAGGCGCTCGGCGGGCCGTATCTAACACCCGACAATTAACTTGGTTGTGCGAGAGCAACTGCCTTTAGCGGATAAAGTCTGAGTACGAGAACGAGCGAAAAACACTATTAGTGTTTAAAacaggagaaagaattaaagaaaCCAATGTGTTTTAATTAATGGAAATGTGCGTTAAACAGCCCGCATTTACTTTCAGCGAGGATATTTAGTTAGCGTTTGTAGTTTCGTTGTCTAATTCCGTGCAAAAGACAGCCGGTGACCGGCGCATCTGTCGCTGTATATTACATGTACGTGTCCGCCGGCGCGTTATGTGTTGAGCCATTAGGCGGATGACATCGTTTCCGTGAACCGGAAGTATGCGGGAGAGCCCGAGAAAAACAAAACCGTACTTGCGGTAAAAAATATTACACCGTGTTCATTCCAAATGTGCCCATCCAGCGCAGAAGCAGAATATGCTGGGCACTTAATAACAGCTTAACGGAGCCCTATAAGGTGTCGGGACTGACCAGAAAAAACAACGAATAAGCACCCGTTTACTAACGACACTACCAGCAATGCAGAACTGCGCTGGAAGGAGAAACAGGGAGCAAAATACTATTGCCGTAACACTGAGACTTCTAGGCAGGCAGAGAAGTGGGTTCTACAATACGCAGACTCTATCACTGGCTTTCGCAATATACGTATTCATTTGCCCATTTACGTGTAGTACGTCAGAGGCATCATTGATATTGCTTCCGatataaaaaggaaaaaaacaattacagcatatccacggggtgaatgatgatgagtggggcgaagctccggaaggaatcatcggtaaaccgtgaaactCCTCCGTGAAATTCGCCCAGTGCATCATATAAAGagtgtgaaacaccgtgtatatattAAACATCAAACGTTTATTGTACTGTTGGTATACGTGGTCCCTTCATTATCACCGCTTTGTGATCAGTGAAAAGCAGGGAAAGTGGTTCTTGTATGGGTGCTAACGTAAAGTTGGCAAACACTACATCGATGCAAGTTCCGCTGATGGTGGTTGGTTTCGGGTGAGCTAACGATATGCATCTGATTCCATATCTGATTGCCATGTGTTGCATCAACCAGTCCTTACTTCTGTCTGCAACGTCGACGTTGAAATCGCCGACGAGTAGAAACGGTCTGTTCCTGTCGTACTTGCGCATTGCCTCGTCGATGAACGCCTTGACGTCCCCAGCGGCTGGAtggaacggctggatcttcgcgacgctgccgtgtcGCTTCGGCCTCCCActctcgaacggctggatcttcgcgacgctgccgtgccgcttcggcctcccgttctcgaacggctg
The DNA window shown above is from Dermacentor silvarum isolate Dsil-2018 chromosome 1, BIME_Dsil_1.4, whole genome shotgun sequence and carries:
- the LOC119436793 gene encoding antimicrobial peptide microplusin — protein: MKLLLACTLFVSSAVLTSARQSAICFASEDQVKEQAACVRDQAGEFNDRLDLAVNNLGCTDDVCAVKKLCTFVSTDRALTALFTRPEKTLLRSLSLRCSAAAALVGSPAVALPVQAALPAAALPSAALPVAAAGPGFLAPRPYFWGAKGFGA